A genomic segment from Enoplosus armatus isolate fEnoArm2 chromosome 12, fEnoArm2.hap1, whole genome shotgun sequence encodes:
- the fignl1 gene encoding fidgetin-like protein 1, producing the protein MSGAHLDEWQRRSFDISSGNCTPEQTADAYRAHILSIQYAWASSQLSQAGMASLLRTYSERYAAVLDSDDPSTGLNNYAESALHLARSQRNYSDKWESSLTVESVLELPCVQKMIQAGTGGGGSLVAPGDVNISVGQESRGSSLSAPFAGVRPEAALFKPVGPPQPKTEVNKTSSHPVTNITSDRPRGSEEISGNSNSFSRPPARPQSVFSHPPSVLPQGNPGPAGGTQNYQSSLFPTSNPCKRKNFYNPDGGDGGRGQHGGQADPRAGRNFKTAREQFIVDQQKKHSHQPQRGQTTGLAATVKKSLGANRPRGAFSKFVSPIPRQEEEEGGVASNSNQEPQILDERLKNFEPKIIELIMSEIMDHGPPVAWDDIAGLEFAKTTIKEIVVWPMLRPDIFTGLRGPPKGILLFGPPGTGKTLIGKCIACQSGATFFSISASSLTSKWVGEGEKMVRALFAIARCHQPAVIFIDEIDSLLSQRTDGEHDSSRRIKTEFLVQLDGAATAAEDRILVVGATNRPQEIDEAARRRLAKRLYIPLPEATARWQIVTNLMAQEKNQLREQELDSVVTATEGFSGADMTQLCRDAALGPIRSIQLSDIATITADQVRPILYIDFQEALKTVRPSVSSKDLELYEEWNKTFGCGR; encoded by the coding sequence ATGAGTGGCGCACACCTGGACGAATGGCAGAGGAGGTCCTTTGACATTTCATCTGGCAACTGTACACCTGAACAGACGGCCGATGCCTACCGGGCCCACATCCTCTCCATTCAGTATGCATGGGCAAGCTCCCAGCTCTCTCAGGCCGGCATGGCCAGCCTGCTCAGGACCTACTCGGAGCGCTACGCCGCAGTGCTGGACTCAGATGACCCCAGCACAGGGCTTAACAACTATGCAGAGAGCGCGCTGCATCTGGCCCGCAGTCAGAGGAACTACAGTGACAAATGGGAGTCGTCCCTGACCGTGGAGAGTGTGCTGGAGCTGCCCTGCGTGCAGAAGATGATTCAGGCAGGGACAGGGGGCGGGGGCTCCCTTGTGGCACCAGGAGATGTTAACATATCTGTGGGGCAAGAGAGCAGAGGCAGCTCACTGTCTGCTCCCTTTGCCGGAGTCAGGCCAGAGGCTGCATTGTTCAAACCTGTAGGACCACCACAGCCTAAAACAGAGGTTAACAAAACTTCCAGTCATCCTGTTACTAATATTACGTCAGACAGGCCAAGAGGCTCTGAGGAGATCTCAGGTAATTCAAACTCATTCTCCCGACCTCCAGCCCGACCACAGTCTGTGTTTAGTCATCCTCCTTCAGTTCTTCCACAGGGAAACCCTGGTCCTGCTGGGGGCACTCAAAACTATCAGTCCTCCTTGTTCCCCACCTCTAACCCATGTAAACGGAAGAATTTTTATAACCCAGACGGAGGGGATGGTGGCAGAGGGCAACACGGAGGTCAAGCTGACCCGCGAGCTGGAAGAAACTTTAAAACGGCTCGTGAGCAGTTTATTGTTGATCAGCAGaaaaaacattcccatcagccacaGAGAGGTCAGACCACTGGGTTGGCAGCAACTGTGAAGAAATCTCTGGGTGCCAACAGGCCTCGAGGGGCATTTTCTAAATTTGTGTCACCTATTCCacgacaggaggaggaagaaggcgGGGTGGCCAGTAATTCCAATCAGGAACCTCAGATCCTGGATGAGCGTCTGAAAAACTTTGAGCCAAAGATAATCGAGCTGATCATGAGTGAGATCATGGACCACGGGCCCCCTGTTGCCTGGGATGACATAGCAGGTCTGGAGTTTGCCAAGACCACCATAAAGGAGATTGTGGTTTGGCCCATGCTGCGACCTGACATCTTTACTGGCCTCCGTGGTCCACCCAAAGGCATCCTGTTGTTTGGACCCCCCGGGACTGGAAAAACTCTGATAGGAAAATGCATAGCTTGCCAGTCAGGTGCCACCTTCTTTAGCATCAGTGCTTCATCGCTCACATCCAAGTGGGTGGGTGAAGGAGAAAAAATGGTGCGAGCCCTGTTTGCCATTGCCCGCTGCCACCAGCCTGCTGTCATTTTCATCGATGAAATTGACTCACTGTTGTCCCAGCGGACAGACGGGGAGCACGACTCATCCCGTAGGATAAAGACAGAGTTCTTGGTCCAGCTGGACGGGGCGGCCACGGCAGCCGAGGACCGCATCCTGGTGGTGGGCGCCACCAACCGGCCTCAAGAGATAGACGAGGCTGCCCGACGACGCCTGGCAAAGAGGTTATACATCCCCCTGCCCGAAGCAACCGCCCGATGGCAGATAGTGACTAACCTCATGGCTCAAGAGAAGAACCAGCTGAGGGAGCAAGAGCTGGACAGCGTGGTAACAGCCACCGAGGGCTTTTCAGGGGCGGATATGACTCAGCTATGTAGAGATGCAGCTTTGGGGCCCATCCGCAGCATCCAGCTCAGTGACATCGCCACTATCACTGCAGATCAGGTGCGACCAATCCTCTACATTGACTTCCAGGAGGCCCTGAAGACGGTACGACCTAGTGTCTCATCAAAAGACTTGGAGCTGTATGAAGAGTGGAATAAGACTTTTGGATGTGGACGTTAA